A single Lactuca sativa cultivar Salinas chromosome 8, Lsat_Salinas_v11, whole genome shotgun sequence DNA region contains:
- the LOC128128001 gene encoding uncharacterized protein LOC128128001, with product MDHLKYANIENEIEVDDSDDDLGNVDDVLFEEQLEEPKIEKETCSTSLLDHAFARTHSYAPLTCTSWHKVPHKDKIWEYVLGKYDVPDDAKTWVLRTIGNLYKVYKCRFKKKHFYQFKDNKTRWKNRPECIPQEEFSKLLVLWNKKDVAERCSRAKEIRKSLKNMHTAGPKSFARIRDEMKNEDPNKKFPTLSQMFERTRKRTDGHEQMKKYEHLEDDSDVIDPYMIVMKKENDGYRLGGGDASYMIPTGLMESFKANEVKRNELMEMRKEIQEDHEKKQAGLEAMQIDIKKQQENLEAMMRKLAEQQPREG from the exons ATGGACCATTTGAAATATGCAAATATTGAAAATGAGATTGAAGTTGATGATAGCGATGACGATTTGGGAAATGTGGATGATGTACTTTTTGAAGAACAATTAGAAGAACCCAAAATAGAAAAGGAAACATGTTCAACTTCACTACTTGATCATGCTTTTG CTCGTACCCATAGTTATGCACCATTGACATGTACTTCATGGCACAAAGTTCCACATAAAGATAAGATATGGGAGTATGTCTTG GGAAAATATGATGTGCCCGATGATGCTAAAACTTGGGTTCTTAGGACAATTGGAAATTTGTATAAGGTATACAAATGTAGGTTCAAGAAAAAACACTTCTATCAATTTAAGGACAATAAAACAAGATGGAAGAATCGACCTGAATGCATTCCTCAAGAAGAGTTCTCAAAACTATTAGTGTTATGGAATAAAAAAGATGTGGCG GAACGTTGTTCGCGGGCAAAAGAAATACGCAAGTCTCTAAAAAATATGCACACGgctggtccaaaaagttttgctAGAATTCGTGACGAAATG AAAAATGAAGATCCAAACAAGAAATTCCCAACTCTAAGTCAAATGTTTGAACGTACACGTAAAAGGACAGATGGGCAT GAACAAATGAAGAAGTATGAACATCTAGAAGATGATAGTGATGTCATAGATCCTTATATGATTGTGATGAAAAAAGAGAATGATGGATACCGTC tgGGTGGTGGTGATGCATCATACATGATTCCGACGGGACTTATGGAATCATTCAAAGCAAATGAAGTTAAAAGAAATGAGTTGATGGAAATGCGGAAAGAGATTCAAGAGGACCATGAAAAAAAACAGGCCGGATTAGAAGCTATGCAAATAGATATTaaaaaacagcaagaaaaccTTGAAGCCATGATGCGAAAGTTAGCGGAACAACAACCTCGAGAAGGCTGA